The following are encoded in a window of Nocardioides houyundeii genomic DNA:
- a CDS encoding DegT/DnrJ/EryC1/StrS family aminotransferase encodes MTAFIPAAKPIIGDDEREAVDRVMRSGMIAQGPEVAAFEDEFATRLTAGRTCVAVNSGTSGLHLGLLAAGIGPGDEVIVPSFTFAATGNSVALTGATPVFADIDPVTFCLDPESVKAAVTERTKGVMPVHLYGHPADMDAFAALARETGIAIFEDAAQAHAATWRGAPVGTFGDFAMFSLYPTKNMTSGEGGMVSCATDEIARALRLLRNQGMERQYANEVVGFNARMTDIHAAIGRVQLRKVEGWTEQRRANAAYLDEHLTGVQVPTVHEHATHVYHQYTIRVAGGASERDRIVAALREEHQVGSGVYYPIPNHRLASLAPHAGDLHLPETERAAAEVISLPVHPSLTDGDLERIVTGVNAVVRAGA; translated from the coding sequence ATGACTGCATTCATCCCCGCGGCCAAGCCGATCATCGGCGACGACGAGCGTGAAGCCGTGGACCGCGTGATGCGCTCCGGCATGATCGCCCAGGGCCCCGAGGTCGCCGCCTTCGAGGACGAGTTCGCCACCCGGCTCACCGCCGGGCGCACCTGCGTGGCCGTCAACTCCGGCACCTCCGGGCTGCACCTGGGCCTGCTGGCCGCAGGCATCGGCCCCGGCGACGAGGTCATCGTGCCGTCGTTCACCTTCGCCGCCACCGGCAACTCCGTCGCCCTCACCGGCGCCACCCCGGTGTTCGCCGACATCGACCCGGTCACCTTCTGCCTGGACCCCGAGAGCGTCAAGGCCGCGGTCACCGAGCGCACCAAGGGCGTCATGCCGGTGCACCTCTACGGCCACCCGGCCGACATGGACGCCTTCGCCGCCCTGGCCCGGGAGACCGGGATCGCGATCTTCGAGGACGCCGCGCAGGCGCACGCGGCCACCTGGCGCGGGGCGCCGGTGGGCACCTTCGGCGACTTCGCGATGTTCAGCCTCTACCCCACCAAGAACATGACCTCGGGCGAGGGCGGGATGGTCTCGTGTGCCACCGACGAGATCGCCCGGGCCCTGCGCCTGCTGCGCAACCAGGGCATGGAGCGGCAGTACGCCAACGAGGTGGTCGGCTTCAACGCCCGGATGACCGACATCCACGCCGCCATCGGTCGGGTCCAGCTGAGGAAGGTCGAGGGCTGGACCGAGCAGCGCCGGGCCAACGCGGCGTACCTCGACGAGCACCTGACGGGCGTGCAGGTGCCGACCGTGCACGAGCACGCCACGCACGTCTACCACCAGTACACGATCCGGGTCGCCGGCGGCGCGAGCGAGCGCGACCGGATCGTCGCGGCGCTGCGCGAGGAGCACCAGGTCGGCTCCGGGGTCTACTACCCGATCCCCAACCACCGGCTGGCCTCGCTCGCCCCGCACGCCGGCGACCTGCACCTGCCGGAGACCGAGCGGGCCGCGGCCGAGGTGATCAGCCTCCCCGTGCACCCCTCGCTCACCGACGGCGACCTTGAGCGCATCGTGACCGGCGTCAACGCGGTGGTCCGGGCCGGTGCCTGA
- a CDS encoding DUF2142 domain-containing protein → MLSIARWGPADPESPAPQRRTLLLRTLVVWVWVFACFLTWSLATPFWSSPDAPAHDLMAWHVGHGHLLPDPTEVLNSGVTSNAVTPAPEGLVRSAETVGCYAQERRTAAGCMVSPGDDADLVDFVNPAGRNFPTYYLATGWPSTLVDGVAALYAMRVAAAAIAALFVAWAASAAWTRARPMTALAGVAVALTPMAMYLGGAINPNSLEITAAMALAATSVVFLREPNTWLGAVMYRRAMIAAGVMVTIRLLAPVWVLVWVVAFALVADRRAWRKVLTRRGLAWAAVPFLGAVFNVVWTYTAALTDYQDEPKHSLSLAQAFWASKENIDRVGSVSTQVGVFGWLDTVLPGSTYYYYALTVVFLVAVAWVFLPGREALVTAWLLVAAYLVPIVLQAAQWNTNGGVWQGRYTLPLSVMIPIITLVLAADRLQAPRVADLARRFSTVLPLAMVIVAWVHVSALRLQLRRNIEGLDGRASAEERWSPVVPAEALVLTLVLLLVVAWLAFGIGCHRERAVTTAGKVPRASRPRADDNRPSE, encoded by the coding sequence GTGCTGTCGATCGCCAGGTGGGGACCTGCGGACCCCGAGAGTCCCGCGCCGCAGCGCCGCACGCTCCTGCTGCGCACGCTCGTCGTCTGGGTGTGGGTCTTCGCCTGCTTCCTGACCTGGTCGCTGGCCACCCCGTTCTGGTCCTCCCCCGACGCTCCGGCGCACGACCTGATGGCCTGGCACGTGGGCCACGGGCACCTGCTGCCCGATCCGACGGAGGTCCTCAACTCCGGGGTCACCTCCAACGCCGTCACCCCCGCCCCGGAGGGTCTGGTGCGCAGCGCGGAGACCGTCGGCTGCTACGCCCAGGAGCGCCGCACGGCGGCCGGGTGCATGGTCAGCCCCGGGGACGACGCGGACCTGGTGGACTTCGTCAACCCGGCGGGGCGGAACTTCCCGACGTACTACCTGGCCACGGGGTGGCCCTCCACCCTGGTCGACGGCGTGGCCGCCCTGTACGCGATGCGGGTGGCAGCGGCAGCGATCGCCGCGCTCTTCGTGGCGTGGGCCGCGTCGGCGGCCTGGACCCGCGCCCGGCCGATGACGGCCCTGGCCGGGGTGGCGGTGGCACTGACCCCGATGGCGATGTACCTGGGCGGCGCGATCAACCCCAACTCGCTCGAGATCACCGCGGCGATGGCGCTGGCCGCCACCTCGGTGGTCTTCCTGCGAGAGCCCAACACCTGGCTGGGGGCGGTGATGTACCGCCGCGCCATGATCGCGGCGGGCGTGATGGTCACGATCCGGCTGCTGGCCCCCGTGTGGGTGCTCGTCTGGGTGGTGGCCTTCGCCCTGGTGGCGGACCGGCGCGCGTGGCGCAAGGTCCTGACCCGCCGCGGCCTCGCGTGGGCGGCCGTCCCGTTCCTGGGGGCGGTCTTCAACGTGGTCTGGACCTACACCGCGGCCCTCACCGACTACCAGGACGAGCCGAAGCACTCCTTGAGTCTCGCCCAGGCGTTCTGGGCCAGCAAGGAGAACATCGACCGGGTCGGATCGGTGTCCACGCAGGTCGGCGTCTTCGGCTGGCTCGACACCGTGCTTCCCGGCTCCACCTACTACTACTACGCCCTGACCGTCGTCTTCCTGGTGGCGGTCGCCTGGGTGTTCCTGCCGGGACGCGAGGCGCTGGTCACCGCCTGGCTGCTCGTCGCGGCCTACCTGGTGCCGATCGTGCTGCAGGCAGCACAGTGGAACACCAACGGCGGCGTCTGGCAGGGGCGCTACACGCTGCCGCTGAGCGTGATGATCCCGATCATCACCCTGGTGCTGGCCGCCGACCGGCTGCAGGCACCCCGGGTGGCGGACCTGGCGCGGCGCTTCAGCACGGTGCTGCCGCTGGCGATGGTCATCGTCGCCTGGGTCCACGTGTCCGCCCTGCGACTCCAGCTGCGCCGCAACATCGAGGGCCTCGACGGGCGGGCCTCCGCCGAGGAGCGATGGAGCCCCGTGGTGCCGGCCGAGGCCCTGGTCCTGACGCTGGTGCTGCTGCTGGTGGTCGCCTGGCTGGCCTTCGGGATCGGCTGTCACCGGGAGCGGGCGGTGACGACTGCCGGTAAGGTGCCTCGGGCCTCCCGCCCTCGGGCGGACGACAACCGTCCCAGCGAGTGA
- a CDS encoding UDP-N-acetylglucosamine acyltransferase gives MAAGTANRIHPTAILGPEVELGQGNTIGPYVVISGPVRIGDDNFFSPHVSIGAAADVRGHHLDPGWEEPTRDTGVVIGSRNVFKEFSSVTQGWAHETRVGDDAFLMGKAHVSHDCTLGNGVTLAHTAVLAGHVTVGDGANLGLGTVVHQRAWIGAGAMVGMQSAVRADLPPYAVSLGVPARPTRLNTYRLDLLGVAAADHDAIAAVALGGDRDLDRVPDDVRSALAQWVERRDGAAPARAE, from the coding sequence ATGGCAGCCGGCACCGCGAACCGCATCCACCCCACCGCGATCCTCGGCCCCGAGGTCGAGCTCGGCCAGGGCAACACCATCGGCCCGTACGTCGTGATCTCGGGCCCGGTGCGGATCGGGGACGACAACTTCTTCTCCCCGCACGTCTCGATCGGGGCCGCCGCCGACGTGCGCGGCCACCACCTGGACCCCGGCTGGGAGGAGCCCACCCGGGACACCGGCGTGGTGATCGGGTCGCGCAACGTGTTCAAGGAGTTCAGTTCCGTCACCCAGGGCTGGGCGCACGAGACCCGGGTCGGCGACGACGCGTTCCTGATGGGCAAGGCGCACGTGAGCCACGACTGCACCCTCGGCAACGGCGTCACCCTGGCCCACACCGCGGTGCTCGCCGGCCACGTCACCGTCGGCGACGGCGCCAACCTGGGCCTGGGCACCGTGGTGCACCAGCGGGCCTGGATCGGGGCCGGGGCGATGGTCGGCATGCAGTCGGCCGTCCGCGCCGACCTCCCGCCGTACGCCGTCAGCCTGGGGGTGCCCGCGCGGCCCACCCGGCTCAACACCTACCGCCTGGACCTCCTCGGCGTAGCCGCGGCCGACCACGACGCCATCGCCGCGGTGGCCCTGGGCGGGGACCGCGACCTGGACCGGGTCCCCGACGACGTGCGGAGCGCGCTCGCGCAGTGGGTGGAGCGCCGCGACGGCGCAGCCCCGGCCCGGGCGGAGTGA